Proteins encoded in a region of the Polynucleobacter antarcticus genome:
- a CDS encoding class I adenylate-forming enzyme family protein: MSASCMHLGEVLLHWEKVQGSKTFLFAPETKAILSYGQLAKEARHFSSWLEQKKISPTGHVGLYMQNGRQTSTVFIATMACGRVITPLNLLAPTDQLAWVLDHSDIEVLFYSPDKKKSLFAALEKSKRKFLLIELDPDAVEGPFMSCQEGVLPVVKTTQAALLMYTSGTTGTPKGVILSHANLLHAARSMAAWHSLTQADTVLSSLPIYHINGQSISTITPFVSGGSVVAPHAFSVSAWWDLAIEYQCTWINMVPTIIAYLINAAKSGGRIPSQHDLRFIRFGRSASSPLPPEHHREFEALFGITLIEGMGMTESASMVFCNPHDETRRYGSPGLPCGVEAKVIDPDGRLLGNNTNGEICLRGGNVLNAYYKAEAETSKAFDADGWLKTGDLGMRDDDGFYFITGRLKELIIKGGENIAPREIDEAILKHPAVLDAAAVGIPDSNYGQEIMACIVLKEGAVCSEEAMRAFCLQELGKLRSPKIILFMDDLPRGPSGKVQRLKLLDLYQA; this comes from the coding sequence ATGAGTGCTTCCTGCATGCATTTAGGTGAGGTGTTGTTGCACTGGGAAAAAGTGCAAGGTAGCAAAACATTTTTATTTGCGCCTGAAACAAAGGCAATTCTTAGTTACGGACAGTTAGCAAAAGAAGCGCGTCATTTTTCCTCATGGCTGGAACAAAAAAAGATTAGTCCTACTGGGCATGTTGGCCTATATATGCAAAATGGCCGACAAACTAGCACTGTTTTTATCGCCACTATGGCTTGTGGTCGCGTAATTACTCCACTCAATTTATTAGCGCCAACTGATCAATTAGCATGGGTTTTAGATCACAGCGATATTGAGGTGTTGTTCTATTCGCCTGATAAAAAGAAAAGCCTATTTGCTGCCTTAGAAAAATCTAAAAGAAAATTTCTGTTGATAGAGCTCGATCCTGATGCGGTAGAGGGGCCATTTATGAGCTGCCAGGAAGGTGTGCTTCCTGTAGTAAAGACTACCCAAGCTGCATTGTTGATGTATACCTCTGGTACTACTGGAACCCCAAAGGGGGTGATACTCAGCCATGCTAATTTATTACATGCAGCACGTTCAATGGCAGCATGGCACTCATTGACTCAAGCAGATACTGTATTAAGTTCACTGCCTATTTATCACATCAATGGACAGTCAATCTCTACTATTACTCCATTTGTTTCTGGAGGCTCTGTGGTAGCGCCGCACGCATTTTCAGTCTCAGCTTGGTGGGACCTAGCAATTGAATATCAATGCACCTGGATCAATATGGTTCCTACCATCATTGCCTACTTGATTAATGCAGCGAAGAGTGGAGGTCGGATACCTTCACAGCACGATTTGAGGTTCATTCGTTTTGGTCGTTCTGCTTCATCCCCATTGCCACCCGAGCACCATCGTGAATTTGAAGCCCTTTTTGGTATTACTCTGATCGAAGGTATGGGAATGACCGAGTCCGCCTCCATGGTATTTTGCAACCCCCATGATGAAACTAGACGCTATGGCAGCCCAGGTCTTCCTTGTGGAGTAGAGGCTAAAGTGATTGATCCCGATGGTAGATTACTTGGTAATAATACGAATGGTGAGATTTGTTTGCGCGGTGGCAATGTATTAAATGCGTATTACAAAGCTGAAGCTGAAACTTCGAAAGCCTTTGATGCTGATGGGTGGCTCAAAACAGGCGATCTTGGTATGCGTGATGATGATGGCTTTTACTTCATTACGGGTCGACTGAAGGAGTTAATTATTAAAGGTGGTGAGAATATAGCCCCTCGAGAAATCGATGAGGCGATCTTAAAGCATCCAGCAGTATTAGATGCTGCAGCGGTTGGTATTCCAGATAGTAATTATGGCCAAGAGATTATGGCCTGTATTGTTCTCAAGGAAGGCGCCGTTTGCTCGGAAGAAGCTATGCGTGCATTTTGCTTACAAGAGCTAGGTAAGTTGAGAAGCCCTAAAATCATATTATTCATGGATGACCTTCCACGCGGACCTTCTGGAAAAGTACAGCGCTTAAAGCTACTAGACCTTTATCAAGCCTAA
- a CDS encoding Bug family tripartite tricarboxylate transporter substrate binding protein: MRRSNLLVAIVLLASSFSFTQAVNAQAWPTKPIKFIVPYPPGGGTDVIARIVQEPLSQALGQQIIIDNRGGAGGSVGTAIAAQSPSDGYTVLFTLSSHTINPAIYPKLAFDTEKDFLPVSLVASLPQILVANPNFPAQSVKDVIALAKSKPGEIAFASVGNGSPGHFAGAMMASGGGVQMIHIPYKGGGPAVTDTMGGQVPLLWVSIPAAANFVKTGKLRALAVSTVKRSPLFPDVPTMAELGFKDFEVDSWYAMFVPAKTPKVIIDTLYKATIKTLEQPAVKEKLLGQGAVAVGSSPEQLGAAVSKEIVKWKAVAKDSGIQM, encoded by the coding sequence ATGCGTAGAAGCAATCTATTAGTCGCTATTGTTCTTTTGGCGTCTTCATTCAGTTTTACTCAGGCGGTCAACGCTCAGGCTTGGCCGACAAAACCTATTAAATTTATTGTTCCTTATCCACCTGGTGGGGGGACAGATGTGATTGCTCGTATTGTGCAGGAGCCCTTAAGTCAGGCTCTTGGCCAGCAAATTATTATTGATAACCGCGGTGGAGCTGGAGGGTCAGTTGGCACTGCAATTGCTGCGCAATCACCGTCAGATGGTTACACCGTACTTTTTACACTTTCTTCGCACACAATTAATCCTGCCATTTATCCCAAATTGGCATTTGATACTGAGAAAGATTTCTTGCCTGTATCTTTGGTGGCATCTCTACCGCAGATTTTGGTTGCCAATCCTAATTTTCCTGCGCAATCTGTAAAAGATGTGATTGCCCTGGCTAAGTCTAAGCCGGGAGAAATTGCTTTTGCATCAGTAGGCAACGGCTCCCCTGGACACTTTGCTGGTGCAATGATGGCGAGTGGCGGCGGTGTGCAAATGATTCACATACCGTATAAAGGCGGCGGCCCAGCAGTGACAGACACTATGGGTGGGCAGGTTCCTTTATTGTGGGTCTCCATTCCAGCTGCAGCGAACTTTGTCAAAACAGGAAAGTTGCGTGCTTTAGCGGTATCCACTGTTAAGCGCTCACCTCTTTTCCCTGATGTCCCAACAATGGCGGAGCTAGGGTTCAAAGACTTCGAAGTAGATTCTTGGTATGCAATGTTCGTACCCGCTAAAACTCCAAAAGTCATCATAGATACTCTATATAAGGCGACTATCAAAACTCTTGAGCAACCTGCAGTGAAAGAAAAATTACTTGGTCAAGGGGCTGTTGCTGTTGGTAGTTCGCCAGAGCAGTTAGGAGCTGCTGTTAGCAAGGAGATCGTGAAGTGGAAGGCAGTTGCTAAAGATTCTGGTATCCAAATGTAA
- a CDS encoding IclR family transcriptional regulator → MIELDLTDQLDTAKRDNSGENSSMLKGVVILEALVGLKQPATLAQLMQITGMPKASLHRTLAIFEEAGLVAREPGGRTYAPGERLSSLAMSTLTHDTVSAIRHTILRKLVSDLGETCNLAVLRRGELFYLDRVEANWALRLHLPPGTVLPPHCSASGKLLLAFKSLEDRTRILENLPLEQFTHRTITDLHLLESELERIVSTGYAVDNEEYVLGVSCVAVPVRDLSGEVVAAIAVHAATARLPLNQAMEHIPKLKAAAERISQTLA, encoded by the coding sequence ATGATTGAATTAGACCTTACTGACCAGCTTGATACCGCTAAAAGAGACAATTCCGGCGAAAACTCTTCAATGCTAAAGGGTGTCGTGATTTTGGAGGCACTGGTGGGCCTGAAGCAACCTGCTACATTGGCTCAACTGATGCAAATTACCGGCATGCCGAAAGCATCCCTGCATAGAACCTTAGCTATTTTTGAAGAGGCTGGCTTGGTAGCGAGAGAGCCGGGGGGGAGAACCTATGCTCCGGGAGAGCGTTTATCTAGCCTAGCTATGTCGACGCTAACTCACGATACAGTCTCTGCAATACGACATACTATTTTGCGCAAACTGGTTTCAGACCTTGGAGAAACCTGCAATCTTGCTGTACTCAGAAGAGGCGAACTCTTTTATCTAGACCGTGTTGAAGCCAATTGGGCCTTACGTCTTCACCTACCACCGGGTACTGTATTGCCACCTCACTGCAGCGCTAGTGGAAAACTGCTGTTGGCCTTTAAGTCATTAGAGGATCGCACTAGAATTCTAGAAAATTTACCTCTCGAACAATTTACTCACAGAACCATCACCGATCTCCATCTACTGGAATCAGAATTAGAGAGAATTGTTTCTACGGGGTATGCAGTTGATAACGAAGAGTATGTCTTGGGCGTTTCTTGTGTAGCGGTGCCAGTGAGAGATCTTTCGGGTGAGGTAGTTGCTGCTATTGCAGTTCATGCAGCAACTGCTAGATTACCTTTAAATCAAGCGATGGAGCACATCCCTAAGCTTAAAGCGGCAGCTGAGCGCATTTCTCAAACTTTGGCCTAA
- a CDS encoding 4Fe-4S dicluster domain-containing protein, with the protein MSSTKQLALVIDLNVCVGCHACVTSCKEWNTSGSAGPLTDLNAYGASPSGTFFNRVQTFEAGTFPNTQTVHFPKSCLHCEEPPCVPVCPTGASYKRKEDGIVLVDYDKCIGCSYCSWACPYGARELDQERQVMTKCTLCVDRIYSETLPESERKPACVMACPTSARIFGDIHDPESDASKAIAERSGYALMPEWETQPANHYLPRSIMETIEAARSDS; encoded by the coding sequence GTGAGCTCTACTAAACAACTTGCCCTCGTTATTGATCTGAATGTTTGTGTTGGCTGTCATGCTTGCGTGACTTCCTGTAAAGAGTGGAACACTTCAGGATCCGCCGGACCACTGACCGATCTCAATGCCTATGGCGCAAGCCCTAGCGGCACCTTCTTTAATCGCGTTCAGACCTTTGAAGCCGGCACCTTTCCCAATACTCAAACCGTCCACTTTCCTAAATCATGCTTGCACTGTGAGGAGCCCCCTTGCGTGCCCGTCTGCCCTACTGGAGCAAGCTACAAACGCAAAGAAGATGGCATTGTCTTGGTTGACTACGATAAGTGTATTGGCTGCAGCTACTGCTCATGGGCCTGCCCTTATGGCGCTCGAGAGCTTGATCAAGAACGTCAAGTAATGACAAAATGCACTCTGTGTGTTGATCGAATCTATAGCGAAACTCTGCCTGAATCCGAAAGAAAGCCTGCCTGTGTCATGGCTTGCCCAACGAGTGCTCGTATTTTTGGCGATATCCATGATCCAGAATCGGATGCTAGTAAAGCTATTGCCGAGCGCTCAGGATACGCCTTGATGCCAGAATGGGAAACGCAACCTGCCAATCACTATTTACCCCGATCCATTATGGAAACGATTGAAGCGGCAAGGAGCGATAGTTAA
- the sauS gene encoding acylating sulfoacetaldehyde dehydrogenase: MTVVESIIERGRIAQKVYEQYNQAQVDLVIEAVAWAILEPQRNQELAELAVHDTGLGDVADKFKKNFRKTLGLVRDLSHAKTVGVISEDLKTGLTEYGRPVGVVAAITPSTNPGATPINKILNALKCRNAVVVAPSPKGQSTCARLIEFVHAQLDLVNAPRDLVQVLPSPITKDATNELMRLADLVVATGSQANIRAAYTCGTPAFGVGAGNVLVIIDEYADLSSAASKILQSKTFDNATSCSSENGVVICAQIYEQAISALESAGGLMLDAADKKRLHDVMFSNGKLTSTLTAQSAAMIAERAQLQNPKAKSAKFFMVEETGFGPSAPFSGEKLSPVLTVWKVANFEAAQDLICNVYAYQGAGHSVGLHTAQSGEVMETRAATLAQQLPVARIIVNQAHAIATGGSFENGLPFSLSMGCGTWGKNNFSDNMNYRHYLNITRVVRPIAEKVPKVEDLLKTYFTRFPQA; encoded by the coding sequence ATGACTGTAGTAGAAAGCATTATCGAACGTGGACGTATTGCTCAAAAAGTTTATGAGCAATACAACCAAGCACAAGTTGATTTAGTGATTGAGGCAGTGGCATGGGCAATATTAGAGCCTCAGCGAAATCAGGAATTGGCTGAGCTTGCGGTGCATGACACTGGGTTGGGTGATGTGGCTGATAAATTTAAGAAAAATTTTCGGAAAACTTTGGGGTTGGTCCGAGATTTAAGTCATGCTAAAACTGTTGGGGTGATTTCTGAGGATTTAAAAACAGGATTGACTGAATACGGTCGTCCTGTTGGTGTGGTTGCTGCCATTACGCCATCTACCAACCCAGGGGCTACGCCGATTAATAAAATTCTGAATGCATTGAAGTGTCGCAATGCAGTTGTCGTTGCACCTTCTCCGAAGGGCCAGTCTACTTGCGCACGTTTAATAGAGTTTGTGCATGCGCAGTTGGATCTAGTGAATGCTCCCCGTGATTTGGTTCAGGTATTGCCATCGCCCATCACTAAAGATGCCACGAATGAATTAATGCGTTTAGCGGATTTAGTGGTTGCTACTGGATCTCAAGCGAATATTCGTGCAGCCTATACTTGCGGTACCCCAGCCTTTGGTGTGGGTGCTGGTAATGTGTTGGTCATCATTGATGAATACGCAGATTTATCGAGTGCAGCTAGTAAGATCTTACAATCCAAAACTTTTGATAATGCAACGAGTTGCTCAAGTGAAAATGGGGTAGTGATTTGCGCACAGATATATGAGCAAGCTATTAGCGCTCTTGAGTCTGCCGGCGGACTGATGTTAGATGCCGCAGATAAAAAGCGACTTCATGATGTGATGTTTAGTAACGGTAAACTTACTTCAACATTAACTGCCCAAAGTGCGGCGATGATTGCTGAGCGCGCACAGTTGCAAAATCCCAAGGCAAAGTCTGCCAAATTTTTTATGGTTGAAGAAACGGGCTTTGGCCCATCAGCACCATTTTCTGGCGAAAAACTCAGCCCGGTTTTAACAGTTTGGAAGGTAGCTAATTTTGAAGCGGCTCAGGATTTGATTTGTAATGTATATGCCTATCAAGGCGCAGGACATTCCGTTGGGCTCCATACCGCTCAATCCGGTGAGGTGATGGAGACTCGTGCGGCCACCTTAGCGCAGCAACTACCAGTAGCTCGAATTATTGTCAATCAAGCGCATGCTATTGCCACTGGGGGAAGCTTTGAAAATGGCTTACCATTTTCCCTTTCAATGGGCTGCGGTACGTGGGGTAAAAATAATTTCTCTGACAATATGAACTATCGTCATTATCTCAATATCACTAGAGTGGTTAGACCGATTGCTGAAAAGGTGCCTAAGGTTGAGGATTTACTGAAAACCTATTTCACTCGTTTTCCCCAAGCTTGA
- a CDS encoding SulP family inorganic anion transporter, whose amino-acid sequence MPFFRWLPEYRTPGTIRADVLAGLTGAIVVMPQGIAFALLAGMPPQYGLYAAMVPCLIAALFGSSRLMVTGPANAISLTTMALIGPLAQAESSQYVTYVLTLSFLVGALQLILGLSKAGKWVEKVPHSVIVGFTVGAAILIINSQLGTLLGVAIPRGQNVFETMFAVGIGLQNHQWQISAPALVLFTLLAIWMWGPLNRFIPAMLAAVVLGSIAAALIEIYLPTLGAFKRVQDIPGAFPPFSIPDLSPETLQKLFSAALIMTLLASTEAMAIARAISLKTKDQFNANQEFIGQGLANVFGSFFSAYPASGSFNRTGVNLASGAKTPLSAICAVLFLLILLIFLAPLAKHIPYVVIATLLLVVAWKLIDLKQIRHEFSLGYRAWVPMLVTGILTITIPLEWAILTGIFSSILIERTTKKKS is encoded by the coding sequence TTGCCCTTTTTTCGATGGCTTCCTGAATATCGGACTCCAGGCACTATTCGTGCAGATGTCTTAGCAGGATTAACAGGCGCAATAGTCGTTATGCCACAAGGCATTGCATTTGCATTACTTGCTGGTATGCCACCCCAATATGGTCTTTATGCGGCAATGGTCCCATGTTTGATTGCGGCATTATTTGGTTCCAGCCGACTCATGGTGACTGGCCCCGCAAATGCGATCTCCCTAACGACGATGGCATTAATAGGCCCACTGGCGCAAGCTGAATCGAGTCAGTACGTCACCTATGTCTTAACTTTGAGTTTTTTGGTAGGAGCGCTACAGCTGATCTTGGGACTGAGCAAAGCGGGTAAATGGGTAGAAAAAGTACCTCATTCTGTCATTGTTGGTTTTACTGTTGGCGCAGCCATTCTCATTATCAATAGTCAGCTTGGCACCCTACTTGGAGTAGCGATTCCGAGAGGACAAAATGTGTTCGAAACAATGTTTGCTGTTGGCATTGGCCTGCAAAATCATCAATGGCAAATAAGTGCTCCAGCTTTGGTATTGTTCACCCTACTCGCTATTTGGATGTGGGGACCACTCAATCGATTCATACCCGCCATGCTCGCTGCAGTCGTTCTAGGTAGTATTGCGGCCGCCCTCATTGAGATCTACCTTCCGACTCTTGGGGCATTTAAGAGGGTACAGGATATACCTGGGGCATTTCCACCATTTTCTATTCCAGACTTAAGTCCGGAGACGCTGCAGAAACTCTTCAGTGCCGCACTGATCATGACGCTACTCGCCTCTACTGAAGCAATGGCAATAGCCCGTGCGATCTCTTTAAAAACCAAAGACCAATTTAATGCCAACCAAGAATTTATTGGCCAAGGATTAGCCAATGTATTTGGTTCTTTTTTCTCAGCCTATCCTGCCAGCGGCTCATTTAATCGCACAGGTGTCAACTTAGCCTCTGGGGCAAAGACACCGCTCTCTGCAATTTGCGCTGTGTTGTTTTTATTAATTTTATTGATATTTCTTGCGCCACTAGCCAAACACATACCCTATGTGGTGATTGCCACTTTGTTACTAGTAGTTGCTTGGAAGCTCATTGATTTAAAACAGATTCGTCACGAATTTAGTTTGGGGTATCGTGCATGGGTTCCAATGCTAGTAACGGGCATCCTTACTATTACGATCCCCTTAGAATGGGCGATTCTTACTGGAATATTTAGCTCAATTTTGATTGAGCGGACTACTAAGAAAAAGAGTTAG
- a CDS encoding molybdopterin oxidoreductase family protein, producing MFKIFSNDPVHDPINKQAPATEIKKTTCYMCACRCGIRAHLRDGELVYIDGNPDHPLNKGVICAKGSAGIMKQKSPARITQPLLRKAGSDRGAGEFEPISWDKAFEILAERLAKIRATDPKKFALFTGRDQMQALTGLFARQFGTPNYAAHGGFCSVNMAAGMIYTIGGSFWEFGGPDLDQAKLFVMIGTAEDHHSNPMKIALSKFKRDGGRFISINPIRTGYSAIADEWIPIKPGTDGALFMALMHELIRLEKYDAPFLKRYSNSSQLVCMDSGPEEGLFLYDPDSDPINTDLPHNKYIWDEQSQSAKACFASGTKPALLGEYIMGPGPHQGKKVVPAFELLRRQVLETTPEWAAAITSISAERIRKLALEMADTAFGQEFSLPISWTDSWGEKHDSVIGRPVAFHAMRGLSAHSNGFQTTRGLAVLMSLLGTIDRPGGFRHKAPYPRQVPPNAKPPSCENDIKPNTPLAKPPLGWPTQPEDLALDSQGTPLRIDKAYSWEHPLAAHGLMHNVITNAVKGDPYSIDTLMIFMANMSWNSTMNTMEVRDHLNSKNEDGEFKIPFLVVCDAFQSEMVDFADLVLPDTTYLERHDVMSMLDRPISEFDGPVDSVRIPVLEPLGECKPFQEVLIELASRLKFPAFTTPDGDRKFKDYPDFITRFQTAPDSGVGFLGGWRGENGDKPLKGEPNANQWKKYEENNCVHQYHMPKEHQYMRNWNKGYLDFSKENALRQKNDPIMIAIYSDILQKFRLASTGKRPGAQPPEHLKARIFKYFDPLPFWYPPLEDEVTDLNKFTLNAITQRPMAMYHSWDSQNAWLRQIHSHNYLYVNTQTALNAGIADGAWMWIESQWGKVRCMARHSEAVDPGTVWTWNAIGKAESAWSLSSDADESKKGFLLNHLISEELSLGGFKVSNSDPITGQAGWYDVRVRLAPADENEPLETWPQVKAFEVPGMSLKKSGETK from the coding sequence ATGTTCAAAATCTTTTCGAACGATCCAGTTCACGATCCCATTAATAAGCAGGCACCTGCAACTGAAATCAAAAAAACTACTTGTTATATGTGTGCATGCCGTTGTGGTATTCGTGCTCATCTACGAGATGGTGAATTGGTTTATATAGATGGCAATCCTGATCACCCCCTCAATAAAGGTGTGATTTGCGCTAAGGGCTCAGCTGGAATCATGAAGCAAAAATCGCCTGCTCGTATCACTCAACCACTTTTAAGAAAGGCTGGGAGTGATAGAGGTGCCGGAGAATTTGAACCCATCAGCTGGGATAAGGCATTCGAAATTTTAGCGGAACGTCTAGCAAAGATTCGTGCCACAGATCCTAAAAAGTTTGCGCTATTTACAGGTCGCGATCAAATGCAAGCGCTAACTGGTTTGTTTGCTAGACAATTTGGGACTCCTAACTATGCAGCTCATGGCGGATTTTGCTCCGTCAATATGGCGGCAGGCATGATTTACACCATCGGCGGCAGCTTCTGGGAATTTGGTGGGCCTGATCTCGATCAAGCTAAATTATTCGTCATGATTGGTACTGCTGAAGATCACCACAGTAATCCAATGAAGATTGCCTTATCAAAATTCAAAAGAGATGGTGGGCGCTTTATATCGATCAATCCGATTAGGACTGGTTACTCTGCGATTGCAGATGAGTGGATTCCGATTAAGCCGGGTACTGACGGCGCTCTCTTCATGGCATTAATGCATGAACTTATCCGCCTTGAAAAATATGATGCGCCCTTCTTAAAGCGTTACAGCAACTCATCCCAACTGGTTTGTATGGATTCAGGTCCAGAAGAAGGTTTGTTTTTGTATGATCCAGATTCAGATCCGATTAATACGGATTTGCCACACAATAAATACATTTGGGACGAACAGTCGCAAAGTGCTAAAGCATGTTTTGCCTCAGGGACTAAGCCCGCATTATTGGGTGAATACATCATGGGCCCCGGTCCACATCAAGGTAAAAAGGTGGTTCCTGCATTTGAGTTGCTCAGAAGACAAGTTCTTGAAACAACGCCTGAATGGGCTGCTGCTATTACGAGTATTTCAGCGGAAAGAATTCGTAAGCTTGCACTAGAGATGGCTGATACCGCCTTTGGCCAAGAGTTTTCTTTGCCTATTTCATGGACGGACTCATGGGGCGAGAAGCACGACTCTGTGATCGGCCGGCCAGTAGCATTTCATGCGATGCGTGGATTATCAGCACACTCTAATGGCTTTCAAACGACCCGCGGATTGGCAGTCTTAATGTCTTTGCTCGGTACCATTGATCGTCCTGGAGGCTTTCGCCACAAGGCGCCTTATCCAAGACAAGTACCGCCCAACGCCAAGCCACCCTCTTGCGAAAATGATATTAAGCCCAATACGCCTTTGGCAAAGCCACCATTAGGTTGGCCTACCCAACCAGAGGATCTCGCTTTAGATTCTCAAGGCACACCATTGCGAATTGATAAAGCTTACTCTTGGGAGCATCCATTAGCAGCCCATGGATTAATGCATAACGTCATCACCAATGCGGTCAAGGGAGACCCCTACTCTATCGATACACTCATGATTTTCATGGCAAATATGTCATGGAACTCCACCATGAATACTATGGAAGTACGAGATCATCTCAACTCCAAAAATGAAGATGGTGAATTTAAGATCCCATTTCTAGTCGTCTGTGATGCATTCCAATCTGAAATGGTGGACTTTGCAGACCTAGTTCTACCTGACACTACGTATCTTGAGCGCCATGATGTCATGAGTATGTTGGATCGGCCAATCTCAGAATTTGATGGCCCTGTCGACTCTGTGCGTATTCCCGTATTAGAGCCTCTAGGAGAATGTAAGCCATTCCAAGAAGTATTGATTGAGCTAGCCTCACGTTTAAAGTTTCCAGCATTTACAACGCCAGATGGAGACAGGAAGTTTAAAGACTATCCAGACTTCATTACTCGCTTTCAGACCGCCCCGGATTCAGGGGTAGGATTTCTAGGTGGATGGCGAGGCGAGAATGGGGATAAACCTCTAAAAGGTGAGCCCAATGCTAACCAGTGGAAAAAATATGAGGAAAATAATTGTGTTCATCAATACCACATGCCAAAAGAGCATCAGTACATGCGCAACTGGAATAAAGGATATCTCGACTTCTCAAAAGAAAATGCTCTGAGACAAAAGAATGATCCCATCATGATTGCGATCTATTCAGATATTCTGCAAAAATTTAGACTGGCATCAACCGGTAAGCGCCCCGGCGCGCAACCACCAGAGCATCTTAAAGCACGTATCTTTAAATATTTCGATCCATTGCCATTTTGGTATCCGCCTCTTGAAGATGAAGTAACAGATTTAAATAAATTTACCCTGAATGCAATCACGCAACGTCCCATGGCGATGTACCACTCTTGGGATTCTCAAAATGCATGGCTAAGACAAATCCACAGCCATAATTACTTGTACGTCAATACGCAAACTGCGCTTAATGCTGGTATTGCCGATGGCGCATGGATGTGGATTGAATCCCAATGGGGTAAGGTGAGATGTATGGCGAGACACTCCGAGGCAGTTGATCCAGGAACAGTGTGGACTTGGAATGCTATTGGTAAAGCTGAATCTGCATGGAGTCTTAGCAGTGATGCTGATGAATCCAAAAAAGGCTTCCTATTGAACCACCTCATCTCAGAGGAGCTATCTTTGGGCGGATTTAAAGTCAGTAATTCTGATCCCATTACAGGTCAAGCAGGCTGGTATGACGTGAGAGTCCGGTTGGCTCCTGCAGATGAAAATGAACCCTTGGAAACCTGGCCTCAAGTTAAGGCCTTTGAAGTTCCTGGAATGTCACTCAAAAAATCAGGGGAAACAAAGTGA
- a CDS encoding bifunctional enoyl-CoA hydratase/phosphate acetyltransferase, which produces MEYPLLEKMINDAKSELPLGVVYPLSIPALETVFELIKRQLCIPILIGPKDLIHKLAESKDLSLIGIEIVDTPNDPIEATKKAVQMVKEGKLLALMKGSLHTEDLMGSIVSRDGLRTANRISHLFLFELARYHKLIGVSDAVVNIAPNAALKREILSNSLNALNKLGIQNAKVAIIAATEVINPAMQSTTDAKEIVDAHQINPIFPDTIIEGPFGFDNAISLESAKIKGIDSQVAGDPDLLLVPDLQVGNILYKSFIYMASAECAGAILGAQVPIILTSRSDSVFSRVASTAMAILLAKPSNH; this is translated from the coding sequence GTGGAATACCCGCTTTTAGAGAAGATGATCAATGATGCCAAAAGCGAACTGCCTCTTGGAGTTGTATATCCACTGAGTATCCCAGCGCTTGAGACAGTCTTTGAGCTTATTAAAAGACAACTATGTATTCCCATCTTAATTGGGCCAAAAGATCTCATTCACAAGCTCGCCGAAAGTAAAGATCTATCTTTAATTGGCATTGAAATTGTTGACACCCCCAATGACCCTATAGAGGCAACCAAAAAAGCAGTGCAAATGGTGAAAGAGGGCAAGCTGTTGGCCTTGATGAAGGGCTCCCTACATACTGAAGATCTCATGGGATCTATTGTGAGTCGGGATGGATTGCGCACTGCCAATAGAATCAGTCATCTATTTTTATTTGAACTGGCGCGGTACCATAAACTTATCGGTGTGAGTGACGCAGTGGTCAATATTGCCCCGAATGCCGCACTCAAACGAGAAATACTTTCTAATAGTTTGAATGCTCTCAATAAGCTTGGAATTCAAAATGCTAAGGTAGCTATTATTGCGGCGACAGAGGTGATTAATCCTGCTATGCAATCGACTACTGATGCAAAGGAAATTGTTGATGCCCATCAGATCAACCCTATTTTTCCTGACACAATTATTGAAGGGCCTTTTGGCTTTGACAACGCCATATCTCTAGAGTCAGCCAAAATAAAAGGTATCGATTCACAAGTGGCTGGAGATCCGGATTTGCTCTTAGTGCCAGATTTACAAGTGGGGAATATTCTTTATAAGTCCTTCATTTATATGGCCAGTGCTGAATGTGCTGGAGCTATTTTGGGCGCTCAAGTACCTATTATTCTTACCTCTAGATCTGATTCCGTCTTCTCTAGAGTAGCCTCTACTGCGATGGCTATTTTGCTCGCTAAACCTTCTAATCATTGA